A portion of the Canis lupus baileyi chromosome 38, mCanLup2.hap1, whole genome shotgun sequence genome contains these proteins:
- the RGS2 gene encoding regulator of G-protein signaling 2 — MQSAMFLAVQHDCGSMDKSSSNGPKHEEKREKMKRTLLKDWKTRLSYFLQNSSSPGKPKNGKKSKQQTFIKPSPEEAQLWSEAFDELLASKYGLAAFRAFLKSEFCEENIEFWLACEDFKKTKSPQKLSSKARKIYTDFIEKEAPKEINIDFQTKTLIAQNIQEATSGCFTTAQKRVYSLMENNSYPRFLESEFYQDLCKKPQIATEPHAT, encoded by the exons ATGCAAAGTGCCATGTTCCTGGCCGTCCAGCACGACTGCGGATCCATGGACAAGAGCTCGAGCAACGGCCCCAAGCACGAGGAGAAGCGGGAAAAGATGAAGCGGACCCT attaaaagaTTGGAAGACCCGTTTGAGCTACTTCTTACAAAATTCGTCGTCTCCTGGGAAGCCCAAAAATGGCAAGAAAAGCAAACAGCAAACCTTCATCAA GCCTTCTCCTGAGGAAGCACAGCTGTGGTCAGAAGCGTTTGATGAGCTGCTAGCCAGTAAAT aTGGTCTTGCTGCATTCAGGgcttttttaaaatctgagtttTGTGAAGAAAATATTGAGTTCTGGCTGGCCTGCGAAGACTTCAAAAAAACCAAGTCACCCCAAAAGCTGTCCTCCAAAGCAAGGAAAATATATACTGATTTCATAGAAAAAGAAGCACCTAAAGAG ataaacataGACTTTCAAACCAAAACTCTGATTGCCCAAAACATACAAGAAGCTACAAGTGGCTGCTTTACAACCGCCCAGAAAAGGGTCTACAGCTTGATGGAGAACAACTCTTATCCCCGTTTCTTGGAGTCAGAATTCTATCAGGACTTGTGTAAAAAGCCACAGATCGCCACAGAGCCCCATGCTACATGA